A segment of the Myxococcales bacterium genome:
GACCCTGGCCCCCACCGTGGTCGACCTCGACAGCCCGGAGCTGAGTGCCGCTGCGCTGACCCTGGGCATCCCCCACCCGACCGGCTACCCGCTGTTCATTTTGCTCGGACATGCTTGGACCCAGGTATTCGCCGTGGGTGATCCCGCCTGGCGCATGAACCTGCTGAGTGCACTCTTCGGTGCTGGCGCCGTAGCGTTGCTGGCCGCCGCAGCGCGCCGCCTTTCGGGCAACAGCAGCGCGGCCTTCATGGCGGCGGGGCTGTTGGCCTTTTCGCCGACCTTTTGGTCCCAGTGCACAGTGACCGAGGTCTACTCGCTTCACGTGCTGGTGCTGGCCGGTTTGATGTGGCTGTGGAGTGGCTGGGAGGAATCGAGCGATCCGCGCTGGCTCTATGGATTGGCGGCCGGCTTTGGGCTCGGCCTGACCCATCACGTGATGACAATTCTACTGGCACCGGCCATTGGGCTGGCGGTACTGAGTCGCTGGCCCCAATGGTTGCAACGCGGCACGCTCTTGCGGCTGGCTGGCTGCTTTCTCGGCCCGTTGCTCCTGTACAGCAACCTCGAAGCGCCGGACCAACTCGTGGTCTTGAAGAACTACGTGCTGGATCTACTCGATAACTTTGGTGTGGCGGCAGTCGGGTTGGCGCTCCTCGGCGCCGCGGTGGCTCGGCGCTCCCCCCGAAAGTCCATGGTGCTCGGGCTCGCCTACCTGACGAGTCTTGCCTTTGCGGTCTCCTATGGCGTGGTCGATGTCGAGCCCTTCTTCCTGGGTGCCAATGTTCTTTTCGTGATCTGGGCCGCGTGCGGTGCCGCACAGCTCAGCAACTGGGTCCAGGCGGTACGTCCAGAGATGCGAACCGTGTTGCAGGCCGTCTTGTGTATGTTGCCGCTGATCTCGCTTGCAACACACTTCGCCGATCAGGACAGACACGAAGATTACCGACACCACGACCACGCCGTGGCCGTCCTCTCCGTGATGCCGCGGCAAGGGATCCTCCTCACCGAGGGACCCGAGGGCTACGCACCGGTCTATGCCTCGCTGATCGAAGGCCTGCGACCGGACGTGACCGTTGTGGACATGTATCTGCGCATTCGCAACGACTACGGCGAGGAGTTGGAACGGGTGCGCCACATTGGGCTGCCACCCGATTGGACTCGCGACATGGTGGTCACACTCGAGGCTGCTCGTCTTGCAGGGGGAAGTCGGCCGTTGCGGTTGATGCCGCAAGTGCCGGATCTCGATTGGGAGAAGATGGGATTGTTTCGGCTGCGTGGCGGCATGCTGGACAAGCTGCTGCGTCAGGAGCCCGACCTGCGGGTCGTCTGTATGTTGGCCGACGAAAACGGTGACGTGGTCCCCGCCCCTGGCGGCAATGCAGCCTTGCTGCTGCAGGAGCACGCCTTGGGACAGGGAGTCGACCTCAGTCAGTACACGGCCGGCGATGTCATTCGGGAACGCATGAGCATACTCGTGCCGCGCCAGGTACCCCCGGGCGAGTGGTCCCTCTGGCTGGGCGTGCGAGGCAAGGACAAGGACTCCTGGCACTCGCTTCCGGATGGCGCACTCTTCGCCGAGGCGCTTCGCTTTGAAGTTGAACCGCGAAGCCGCGGGCTCTGGAAGCTTGCAACCCGCTGAAGAATCCTTGCCAGCGTCCCCTATTGTCTCCGATACTATCTCCACCGGCTGTTGTCCCGATTGCACTTGCAGGACTTGTATTCTCTCTCCCCTTCAGTTCCAAGCCCCGATCAACGGGAGTCACGAATGAGTCGAGCCTTCGTCAAAGAGGACGACCAGAGCCAGGCGGGCGACGAGTTGCCCGAGCGACCGCTGAGCCCACACCCCAATTATGTCACGGCGCGGGGGCTTGCGGAGTTAAAGCGCGAACTCGACGGGCTGATCGCCCAACGCGAAGCCGCCTTGCAAAATGGTGGCGCCCTCGTCGCTGCGGAGAGCTTGCGCCGAATCGATCGCAATCTGCGTTATGCCAAAGCGCGTGTCAGCAGTGCGATCCCCGTCGATTTGGCCGAGCAGCCGGCGGATGAGGTCAGCTTCGGTGCCAGGGTTCGGGTGCGCGACCCGGAGGGTCAAGAGAGGGTCTTCGCCATCGTGGGCGAAGACGAAGCGGACACCGAGCAGGGAAAGGTCAGCTGGGTATCTCCGTTGGCCCGAGCGCTCCGCGGCGGGCAGCCGGGAGACCGCGTCCGCTGGAAGCGACCGACGGGCGATCTGGAACTGGAAGTCGTTTCGATCGACTACTCGGAAACGGACTAGCCCGCAGCATGAATCATGCGGGCTAGCGCCCCGGGGTTCGTCCGAGGGACCTGCCAGAGAATGAACTCCGTCTCGCCAGGTTCGCTAATTCGCGGAACTGGGGATCGGTCCGATCGC
Coding sequences within it:
- a CDS encoding DUF2723 domain-containing protein; the encoded protein is MGVNSRTSAETWASYLLPVVVGALGLATYVATLAPTVVDLDSPELSAAALTLGIPHPTGYPLFILLGHAWTQVFAVGDPAWRMNLLSALFGAGAVALLAAAARRLSGNSSAAFMAAGLLAFSPTFWSQCTVTEVYSLHVLVLAGLMWLWSGWEESSDPRWLYGLAAGFGLGLTHHVMTILLAPAIGLAVLSRWPQWLQRGTLLRLAGCFLGPLLLYSNLEAPDQLVVLKNYVLDLLDNFGVAAVGLALLGAAVARRSPRKSMVLGLAYLTSLAFAVSYGVVDVEPFFLGANVLFVIWAACGAAQLSNWVQAVRPEMRTVLQAVLCMLPLISLATHFADQDRHEDYRHHDHAVAVLSVMPRQGILLTEGPEGYAPVYASLIEGLRPDVTVVDMYLRIRNDYGEELERVRHIGLPPDWTRDMVVTLEAARLAGGSRPLRLMPQVPDLDWEKMGLFRLRGGMLDKLLRQEPDLRVVCMLADENGDVVPAPGGNAALLLQEHALGQGVDLSQYTAGDVIRERMSILVPRQVPPGEWSLWLGVRGKDKDSWHSLPDGALFAEALRFEVEPRSRGLWKLATR
- a CDS encoding GreA/GreB family elongation factor, with the protein product MSRAFVKEDDQSQAGDELPERPLSPHPNYVTARGLAELKRELDGLIAQREAALQNGGALVAAESLRRIDRNLRYAKARVSSAIPVDLAEQPADEVSFGARVRVRDPEGQERVFAIVGEDEADTEQGKVSWVSPLARALRGGQPGDRVRWKRPTGDLELEVVSIDYSETD